The DNA sequence ATATTCTATCACAagctacaaaaattaaaatactcctatgattttttttgctagtttcaaaaattaaaatgtaaacacaaattaatttacaatcctaagaaaaaaaacaaatgagtaTAGATAACTTTCTTTTCTAAACCggatctattttaaaatttagcttAAAAACTCGACCAAATATAATAtagcaatttatttatttatttatttatttagtttagagatttttataatgtcaatcaatgaaataatttttcctctaaaaaaattaaaaataattttaagcatatttttaaattaattattataaaatttaacaaacttGACAAGCAAGATAAGttataattatatgaaattgGATTAAGTTTCTTTTCATTCCGTTTAGTGTTGCAAAACGCACCAATTGCCACGACCTTGAGTCAATATATTATACAACTTGCATTAATTAGAAGTCTCCTCCTTTGAAATTTCTGGAATTAAAATTCGATGGGAAGCAACTGTGTTTTGATCTTTAGgagtcatttttatttatatattaattattggtTGACTGAGACACTAATTGAGTGTCATGATCCAGATTTATGCCGACATTATCTCCGCAGAAAATAGACCTCTGTAGAAAATGGAAATGTTGTAAATCGTTGATCTTGATTTCCACTgaatttaaaaaactaacaCTAGAAAATAAAGTTTGTGAGGTCTAAGATATGAGGGACAAATGTTTGATTGAATGAGTGTGTTTACTTTTCTTGGTATTAGTAGTCTTTCAAGGACACCCACCAAAAAGAATATCTCTTTAATGAGCATGTGTCCAACTACTTGACTTAGTTCGCTAAGGCCCAAACCTTCTTTTACATGGAAATTCACCATCAATTCATCTACTAATGATTtcctaaaaaacaattaatataatattcgaTACGTCATTTtgattagtttttagttttttactgattaaaaaattatttttttgtttgataaacatttttttcagtAACTTTTAGCTTCTAAGCATAGTATCTAGAAACATAaagatatttacaaaatttgaatagatttcttatttttttatgtgcattaattatataatattatactttaaaTTGTAATAGCAACGATGATATTATGGGGAAATGTATTTTCTCTAATTCTTTCAAACAAATTTAGGCCTTTTCTGTGATCATTTCTCTTTCTCAATACTAATTAtatctaaatataaaatagtttccCTTTTTAAAAGGGCTTTCTctcttattctctttttttttttaaagggggGATTTCTtttaagcaaaaagaaaagcaaacaagactgttttttttttacgaacaaattttgagagaaaagggAGTTATCCTATTATTACAACTATACTCAATTAACATGTAcaagaattaaagaaaaaaactttttagcATGATATTGAAATGTACCAATTGTGAGACTCACCTTGGTCATGACTCATGCTTCACAAATATTTGGAGCTAATTGAAAGATGAGAGATTTTTGGTGAAGAATGTTGGCTCAATTCGACAATTGCACTGTCGTTTTCATGATTCATTCATGCatcacaagaaaaaaaacagaaacaagaaaaaagaaaagcttgCAGCCACAAGCAAAGACTGGGTAAAATAACTTCACCGATCATAATCAACACCCCTAATTCTTACGTACGTATTGCCGCTTGCCTAAACTGAAATGACCTATTCACAATTCACAAATTAAAATCTTCATAATTAGTAGATAATTAAGTTCTCCAACCATGTTATTAAAAATTCgattcataattatatattcgAAAAAAACCCTCAATTTACTAATatttatgtttgaaaaaaaaaactaatcttaAATTATTAGTTGCAAAAACATTcttgatggaaaaaaaaaaaaaaacacttgcaaCGCAAGTGATAATTCGTTATTATTGTTCTCCTTTTCTTCCAACTATATGATATGATTAGAGAGACATTCTTAAATAGAACTAAAGTTGAAATGATGTtggattttacatttttatcatttttagttttgagGGTTAGTCTTGATTTATTCAGCTTATCGCTTGTGTAACGTGGACTTTTCTTAGGATGGCCGTTAACAAACCTACAACGTgttatgataattaaaatatagaatGATTATCGTTAATATGGATGCAAAAATTCGTATAACTatttaaataaagtaataatatattaattaaaatatatttgatctatATGTGTTCGTTGTAAGCTTTACAAAAgtattaatttacatatttaaactaaatttgcattaaatattcaaaaaaattattactcgtCATAATCTTATTTAATTCGAATAAATTATCtctcataaaaaatacttatagtcAACCAAAAGAAATTTCTTTCACCACAAGGCATCCATATTAATTATGCAATTTGCAAATGTCAATTACCTTAATCAAACACTCTAACTCTTTCGCAATTTATTTTGCAATTGCACCTGTAATGACCTTTATATGTTTTTCTCCTAGTTTTATTCCCTCCTTTCGTCATTCTTTTACCTATATACCttctttgatgatttttttttcatccgaCATACCCATAATAAGTTTATTTCTTGTGTTGCACGTTTGAGTTCCTTATTCTATTCcttgtttcttattttgaagtatcttttatccttcttttttatttattttttaataaataaaagcttTAAACTACTaacatttaactaaaataatcatttagtTATGCATATATAGTGTTGACACTTGACAGCTAAAAGATTTTTATCCTTTTCCCTAACGGGGTTGACTAGGAGTATAGTTGTACTTTAGCACCATTAAATAATGCCATAAATTTCATGATAGGTACCAAAAGTACTAGTAGTGAACTTTGacaagaactttttttttactaagtcAAGTCGTTTCTATTCTAGTTGATAAGCTTTAATGTTAAAGATGATAATTAATAAGGCTTTAAGTAAAGATCAAGATGCAGTATGATTATAAttagcctatatatatatatatatatatatatatatatatatatatatatatatatatatatatatatatatataacgttAATAAAGAAGATTTGAGATTCAATCACGTCGGAAGTTTGTGgaactttatttataaagtcAAGGATTTAAAATTGTTACTCTAAATAAGATTTGACCAAATAAACGGGAACCTTCACTGACAGCATTAGTAATGATATTAACAGCTAGCATTGATCAAAACTTAACTCGCGtgtgtaaaaattaaaactagcaAAAAAAAATCGTATAGAAAGTAGAGATAATTTTAAAGACTAGAATAACAACTaaacctataatttttaaacttaaacttatttttatatttttttttatttttttcaataaacattaatttgttagttttattaaaatttcaatagaaaaaattcaaattcataatctcttcctctttcatttttctttcatccttaaactttctttttaaaTCATCATCAAATCAACCttatatttcatttcttttatataaaatataagcatAAAACTATAACATTATAAACAATAGAACTATTCAATATAGCACCAGAACCAAGGGAAAACGTAcaagttcatatatatatatatatatatatatatatatatataacatgctAGTGGATACCACAGAATTAAAAATCAACATGGATGGGCAGTGCAAAGGATTCAATTGGGTGGTTGTTCAGTTGTGGAATTGCATGTGTACATCTTAATTCTTAAGGTAGCCAGATATTGGATATGTAGACAGACTCAGTAAAAGGTGGCACGTGCGAGAatcaatggaaaaaaaaaaaaaaaaaaagcaaaaatgcACGTACAACTGTACAAGTCAATGATGAAATTTACGTACCTGAATCTTCAACgtaaattttattgattaatcaAGTTACTTCTTaaatacactaaaaaaaatatgtgttatACTagctaaataaatttaatttttttaacgtaatttaacttataaaacagatttttttttcttttatgtacaAAACAGACATTCAActatcttaatataatttttatcatttaaaattaaagataaaatttagaggttaattttcatatgttattaatttgaaatttccatactattaattaattagagatgattttaagaaaaaaattaaataattattataaaaattaacagtgttaatatatataacaatcaAGAACTAAATCagaagtttttgttttatttttttttaccgaaaaatattttgttttaaaaaaaataaattatcactgCTCTAACATTAAAAACTCTGCGTTATTGCCCTTTACACGGATTAAAGTTTAACGCTCGTTACTGAGAACTCGGATTTTAGCTGGAAAATAACACCAATAAATCAAGAATAGTTCGATAAGGAcacataaactaatttattgtttattatttattttttttaaaaaaaattatatggcaCTGATTAAATTGATAATGGGACCCACATTTTACATGTGGAATCATACCCAGGCTGGGAAGGTAGACACTTAAACAGTTGAAACTGTTGGCTACAACTAACTAGAATCCTTAACGCCACtcttttttaatcaattctCAACACCTCTCTCTCCTTTTCTCAATCAAACACTATTTGTGTCAAACACCATATACCATagtactatatttttttctttgttcttgTCTTGGTCTTTGCACTCAACAATTATTTTCCGTCAACCATCAAAATTCAgagcacaacaacaacaacaattcagCAAAACAAAACTCAGCCACATAATTTACCTTCAACTCATGGCTTGTAACCATGGCCATGGTTGTGTGATGTTGGTGTATTTGGTGGTGTTGAGTTTATCTGCTTCACAAAGTTGTTATGGTTTGGGCACATTTGGGTTTGACATACACCACAGGTTCTCGGATCCGGTTAAGGGGATGCTTGGCATTGATGATGTTCCACAAAAGGGAACTCCTCAATACTATGCTGTTATGGCCCACAGAGATCGCATATTCCGGGGCCGGAAACTCGCCGGGGCTGATCACCACGCGCCTCTCACCTTCACCGCCGGCAATGTCACTTACCGGATTGCCTCCTCTGGATTGTATGAGAATTCTCCACCCCCCCTCTTgtcaattttttaacttttacttGTTTTCTCTTGTTGgtactttttttttggaagaaaacTTTTCTGGGtcagttttttttatctgaatTTTGTGTCGAATTTTGAGCATGGAAGAATATGTGTTGGGAAAGGGCAGATTTTATcctttggagaaaaaaatatattaagcttCCAAGTTCTGAGAACTTTATGTTAATAGAGTGAATTCTGATGCCAAagtgtttttgtttgttaaataaaaaaaaagtttaattatttagtatttttggtAGTTATATTTGTATGCAGTTCTGCACGTTACGGTTCCATATGTAAAATTTGTATGTTTTTAACATATAGAGTGAATTTAATGCGTTTTCGTTCGACCaataaatttaatagtaataagcTTTGGTCCTAAAGATGAATTTTTAATGTCTTTGCCAATACCTTTTGATTCCTAAAGACAACTGATCACAGGGATCAAAACACGTTAACTAAAACTTTTTACATATAGGATCAAAATGGAGACAAGTACACTggtcaaaataatatttaatctaAAGAAAACTGAGCCTAGCTATATATAAGAATAGGAGAAATGTTATTTGTactaagagagagaaaagagaaaattttaagATGCAATAAATAATGTGCTGAAGAATGATAGATACAAAAAATgatgttatataaattattggaTGTGTATCACCATCGTATCTCTAAGAATATTTATTCTTCTCACTTTCTGTCCTCTTTGAAGATAACAATAAAAGTGTAATGATGAGTATTGTTAGGCATTTTCTATGATGATTGTGTACTAATAATTTCTCCTTGTTATTTGGATTTCAGTTTGCATTTTGCCAATGTTTCGGTTGGGACACCACCTTTATGGTTTTTGGTAGCATTGGATACAGGGAGTGACTTGTTTTGGTTACCTTGTGATTGTATCAGTTGTGTGCAAAGTGGTTTAAAGACAAGAACCGGAAAGGTATACATATTCATATTCTACCTTAATCATTTAACGTTATTTTTGTATTACTATGTTCCATTGGTAAAATTAAGGACCTTATATGAAACTTCAATTTGCATCATGATTAATTGTTGGATATCTCGATGGTTAGTTATTCTTGGTTAAATGGATTCACCTTTCCTTTCTCTATAGTTTCGTTATGACTCATGAGTAAAACTGATTCAATTCATACtctaccatcatcatcatcacctctctctttctttttccttttttaaaatttttctctGGCAGATACTTAAATTTAATACCTATGATCCTGACAAGTCATCCACAAGCAATAAAGTTTCATGCAACAATAACACCTTTTGTAGACAAAGACAACAGTGTCCTTCAGCTGGCAGTACTTGTCGATATCAAATTGATTATCTTTCAAATGATACTTCATCTAGGGGATTCGTGGTAGAGGATGTGTTGCACTTAATTACAGATGATGTTCAAACAAAAGATGCTGACACAAGAATTGCTTTTGGGTAAAATACTCAACATCTTACTGAGAATTTTTATTGACTGTGTATACATTTGAAGCCTCAATACATTCTTAATCTTAGCCAAAACCCATCAGTTTGCTTCTTAGAATGTCTATGAAAAGGCATAGCAAGTGATTGTGTCAGGTTTATGACCTCAGATTTCCTAGTTACCAGGTTGATCCTTAAACTAACATTTCAATATCACTGCTTCTGTTTGATTATCTTTCTTTGAAATTGCTTTCTGTAATTAACCTTTGGTTTTTGGTATTTCTCATTTTCTTGGTACTAATTAATCTGTTGCAGTTGTGGCCAAGTTCAAACTGGGGTGTTTCTAAATGGGGCAGCTCCAAATGGCCTATTTGGACTTGGATTGGATAATATATCTGTTCCTAGTATCCTAGCCAAAGAAGGGCTTATTTCAAATTCCTTTTCAATGTGCTTTGGACCTGATGGTGCTGGAAGAATCACGTTCGGTGATACTGGCAGCCCGGACCAACGAAAAACACCATTCAACGTCAGGAAATTGCAGTGAGTGGATACtatctttcattcttctttcaaCAAGTTGTCACTTTCACTCTTAAAAGAGTACgacagaaacaagaaaaattctTGTGTCTAACTATAGTGCTTGTTTAATCCTTGTCAGTCCAACTTATAACATCACCATAACACAAATTGTTGTGGAAGATAGTGTTGCTGATCTTGAGTTTCATGCAATTTTTGACTCTGGTACCTCTTTTACATACATAAATGACCCAGCTTATACACGACTTGGTGAGATGGTAAGTAATCTACAATCTACATTATAGTTTTTTAGGATTGGATAAGGAGTTTCATGTCATATGAGTTGTCAAAATTTTGTTTGCAGTACAATTCAAAAGTCAAAGCAAATCGGCACTCATCTCAATCACCTGATTCTAATATCCCCTTTGAGTATTGTTATGACATAAGGTGATATTGGCTTTGAGAGAAACcatcaacttatttttcttttgaaacgATTAGGTACTGATTTCCACTTTACCTGCAGTATAAATCAGACAATTGAAGTTCCCTTTTTGAATCTAACAATGAAAGGTGGAGATGATTATTATGTCATGGATCCTATAGTACAAGTTTTTAGTGAGGTAAGAGCAGAAAATCCTTCTCTGATTTTTTGATATCTAATGATTCTCAACCTTCTTAATCTCATTTCCTTTTGTGATATATAGGAGGAAGGAGACCTTCTTTGTTTGGGAATCCAGAAAAGTGACAGCGTGAATATCATTGGACGTGAGTATTTAACTGATGAAACTTTTCTTGATAGAATATATCATCATAAAGTTTTGCATTCAGAATTATCAATCATGGTGCCTTTTATTAACGTAGCAGCTACAATTAAGAGCGTTCATAGACGATAGAACAGATTGGGACAATTTATTTTGGTCCTAACcaaccaaaattttatatataattatttatttgaacgaAAATTCGACACAATCAGGAACCGACAATATgagataaaactaatttaaccttgATTAATGGTCACAATATATCAATCTAACATTATGCATCAAACTAAACTCCCACTAGGGTCAACCTGTAGTTATACACGAGACCATAAATTTAAACCTTAATGCGAATATTGtacacataataaataaataaataaatcatgaaattaaaaaaatataaaattattaaggtGTATTTTTAGAATATACTTATCGAAATAGTATCAATATAAgtgtaatattatattatgtaaaaTGCTATCAGTCAAAAAGTcttatacatgaaaaaaaagtgcatattttgaaaagaatataaaacacCAGTTGGGTTGAGACAACCCTAGTCCATCCTCACAATAAACCAAATTTAACttctaaaattcaaatatgtCAATGTTAGCTACAAATGAGGCATGGGTTAGTGAAATGGGACGGACAGGTCATGAGTATCCCTAGTTACAACTACAGCATAATTACATATCCAAGTTGTTTCCTTTGGTAAAGGTACCACGCTGCTCGTCTATTTAGTTTTAGCAAATcataaatcaatatcatcacaaGAACATGTATGGCTTCCATAGAGTTGTTGCTGAACTATTGA is a window from the Glycine max cultivar Williams 82 chromosome 2, Glycine_max_v4.0, whole genome shotgun sequence genome containing:
- the LOC100500675 gene encoding aspartyl protease family protein precursor — translated: MACNHGHGCVMLVYLVVLSLSASQSCYGLGTFGFDIHHRFSDPVKGMLGIDDVPQKGTPQYYAVMAHRDRIFRGRKLAGADHHAPLTFTAGNVTYRIASSGFLHFANVSVGTPPLWFLVALDTGSDLFWLPCDCISCVQSGLKTRTGKILKFNTYDPDKSSTSNKVSCNNNTFCRQRQQCPSAGSTCRYQIDYLSNDTSSRGFVVEDVLHLITDDVQTKDADTRIAFGCGQVQTGVFLNGAAPNGLFGLGLDNISVPSILAKEGLISNSFSMCFGPDGAGRITFGDTGSPDQRKTPFNVRKLHPTYNITITQIVVEDSVADLEFHAIFDSGTSFTYINDPAYTRLGEMYNSKVKANRHSSQSPDSNIPFEYCYDISINQTIEVPFLNLTMKGGDDYYVMDPIVQVFSEEEGDLLCLGIQKSDSVNIIGQNFMIGYKIVFDRDNMNLGWKETNCSDDVLSNTSPINTPSPSPAVSPAIAVNPVATSNPSINPPNRSFRIKPTFTFVVVLLPLIAIF